The Fusarium musae strain F31 chromosome 10, whole genome shotgun sequence genome window below encodes:
- a CDS encoding hypothetical protein (EggNog:ENOG41), whose product MVSTQPPTDRDEFRIAIMCALPCEADAVTLLFDEFWDEISAPYERLETDRNTYITGRIGQHKIVLVTLPHPGGASAARGSAYLTLSYRNLKLALLVGTCGGMPRIGNIDAHLGDVVIGKDITQHDFGAHYSSGFIIDDAAENMIRRASKELRILLANLHMEFMRNRLKKAAKGHLKDLQEAALKAEREANYQYPGTKEDRLFPPDYRHEHKESCTSCKHNPHDFCKATYRTSCIETGCDFSKLIPRHNLHDLPKGAEFTPEIFLGRFGSASMPVRDGVDRDELAEKYSLDAFDMEGAGIWDELPTLIIKGISGYADSHSNKAWRDFASATAASVARAILERYPSSDMEPPIPLRARSQ is encoded by the exons aTGGTTTCAACACAGCCCCCTACGGACCGCGATGAATTCAGAATAGCAATCATGTGCGCTCTGCCTTGCGAGGCTGATGCTGTCACGCTACTCTTCGACGAGTTCTGGGACGAGATCAGTGCGCCTTATGAGCGATTAGAGACAGACAGGAACACATACATCACCGGACGAATTGGACAACACAAAATTGTTCTTGTTACTCTACCTCATCCGGGGGGTGCCAGTGCGGCAAGGGGATCAGCTTACCTGACATTGAGCTACCGCAATCTCAAGCTTGCGCTACTTGTCGGAACATGCGGAGGTATGCCACGCATCGGCAATATTGATGCGCACCTCGGTGATGTAGTGATTGGGAAGGATATTACCCAGCATGACTTCGGCGCCCATTACTCGAGCGGGTTTATCATCGACGATGCGGCTGAGAACATGATACGAAGAGCAAGTAAGGAATTGCGAATTTTGCTGGCAAATCTTCATATGGAATTTATGAGAAACCGTTTAAAGAAAGCTGCTAAAGGCCACCTGAAGGATTTGCAAGAGGCTGCACTAAAAGCAGAGCGGGAAGCAAACTATCAATATCCAGGAACGAAAGAGGACAGGCTATTTCCCCCAGATTATCGTCACGAACACAAAGAATCTTGCACTTCGTGTAAACATAATCCCCACGATTTCTGTAAAGCAACTTACAGAACCTCATGTATTGAGACCGGATGTGACTTCTCCAAGTTGATCCCTCGCCATAATCTACACGATCTTCCTAAGGGTGCCGAGTTCACTCCGGAGATCTTCCTCGGACGGTTTGGTTCAGCAAGCATGCCTGTcagagatggtgttgatcgAGACGAATTGGCTGAGAAATATAGCCTTGATGCTTTTGACATGGAAGGGGCTGGTATATGGGATGAGCTCCCCACCTTGATAATTAAAGGGATTTCTGGTTACGCGGATAGTCACAGCAACAAGGCTTGGAGAGACTTCGCATCCGCGACAGCAGCTTCTGTGGCGAGGGCCATCCTTGAACGATATCCAAGCAGCGACATGGAGCCTCCGATTCCTCTGCGTG CAAGAAGCCAATGA
- a CDS encoding hypothetical protein (EggNog:ENOG41~MEROPS:MER0001321) has translation MKFTLFLAAASLALAAPGTKLTPRDTSPLVPRSARRAKYSSHPNQRLTSLSEVRTKNDQYSGNWAGAVQIGSGYNKVQGTITVPEVSGADGAAASAWVGIDGDTCQTAILQTGISFYADGSFDAWYEWIPDYAYSFSNFDVSVGDQIRMTVDASSKTKGVATLENLSTNQKVTHSFTNTPSTLCETNAEWIVEAFQEGGSQVELADFGTVTFTNAVVSGTKGTSGPSGAQIIDISPDQGQTVQAVGSITSNSVTVKYVGN, from the coding sequence atgaagttcactctcttcctcgctgccGCCAGCCTTGCCCTCGCTGCTCCTGGCACAAAGCTCACTCCCCGTGACACTTCTCCCCTTGTCCCTCGCTCCGCCCGCCGTGCCAAGTACAGCTCTCACCCCAACCAGCGCCTCACATCTCTCTCTGAGGTCCGCACCAAGAACGACCAGTACTCTGGTAACTGGGCTGGCGCCGTCCAGATCGGCAGTGGCTATAACAAAGTCCAGGGCACCATCACCGTCCCCGAGGTCAGCGGTGCCGACGGCGCTGCTGCTTCCGCTTGGGTCGGTATCGACGGCGATACCTGCCAGACTGCTATTCTTCAGACTGGTATCTCCTTCTACGCTGATGGATCTTTCGATGCTTGGTATGAGTGGATTCCCGACTACGCCTACAGCTTCAGCAACTTTGACGTTTCTGTCGGCGATCAGATCCGCATGACCGTTGATGCTtcctccaagaccaagggtgTTGCTACCCTTGAGAACTTGAGCACCAACCAGAAGGTCACCCACAGTTTCACCAACACTCCTTCTACCCTCTGCGAGACCAACGCTGAGTGGATTGTTGAGGCTTTCCAGGAGGGCGGTAGCCAGGTTGAGCTTGCCGACTTTGGCACTGTTACTTTCACCAACGCTGTTGTCTCTGGAACCAAGGGTACCTCTGGTCCTTCTGGTGCTCAGATCATTGATATTTCTCCTGACCAGGGTCAGACTGTCCAGGCTGTTGGTTCTATCACCAGCAACTCTGTTACTGTCAAGTATGTTGGTAACTAA